In Nitrospira sp., one genomic interval encodes:
- the fliD gene encoding flagellar filament capping protein FliD, whose product MAITFGGLGNGVDFGQVVTELVKVQRLPLDKLNTQKQDLQSKLTDYGLLGTKLLALQSAADSLRFPTSFDESSTSVSDETVLSAQASAGTGTGSYTLQVSQLARAHQITTKAAKAVAGVTSSVVSGGSATFSFKVGTGADQTITLSTGATLDDLRSAINDLGAGATASVINTGTESAPAYRLTLTASSSGASNTITILADTTDLDFANTSGTGGVDTLQAGQNAILVVGDPGETTITIERESNVVSDAIPDVTLTLKSKTAGDPVTVNVNADPQAVQEKITALATAYNDIVKFVNERTTYDITTKTGGKFFNESTAKNVLTQLRTAISSSVSGASSFRSLAQVGFKTERDGTITIESAKLDSALADDYVSVKALFVSQSTSVGIAQQLTQAVDLLDSVDTGSFTIRKNAITQQMTKLTTEIARKEDIASRYEERLRLQFASLDSLLQKLQGQTSSLQALR is encoded by the coding sequence ATGGCGATTACCTTTGGTGGATTGGGCAATGGCGTGGACTTTGGCCAAGTCGTCACCGAGTTGGTCAAGGTCCAACGCCTCCCGCTCGACAAGCTCAATACCCAAAAACAGGATCTCCAGAGCAAACTGACCGACTATGGCCTACTCGGCACCAAGCTCCTAGCCCTCCAGAGCGCCGCCGACTCATTGCGTTTCCCCACTAGTTTTGATGAGTCGTCCACCAGCGTCAGCGATGAGACCGTGTTGTCCGCCCAGGCCTCTGCCGGCACGGGAACGGGCAGCTACACACTTCAAGTCTCTCAGCTGGCCAGGGCGCATCAAATTACTACTAAAGCGGCCAAAGCGGTTGCGGGGGTCACGAGCTCGGTCGTCTCCGGAGGGAGCGCGACGTTTTCCTTCAAAGTTGGGACGGGTGCGGATCAGACGATTACACTTTCCACCGGCGCCACGCTCGACGATCTTCGTTCGGCCATCAATGATTTAGGGGCCGGAGCGACCGCCTCCGTCATCAATACCGGCACCGAGTCGGCACCCGCCTATCGGCTGACGCTGACGGCGTCGTCTTCTGGAGCGAGCAATACGATCACGATTCTTGCCGACACAACGGATCTTGATTTTGCCAATACGTCCGGCACGGGCGGCGTCGATACGCTTCAGGCCGGGCAAAATGCCATTCTGGTGGTCGGAGATCCCGGCGAGACAACGATCACCATCGAACGAGAAAGCAATGTCGTTTCGGATGCCATTCCGGACGTCACGTTAACCTTGAAATCCAAAACCGCCGGGGATCCCGTCACGGTCAATGTGAATGCGGATCCACAGGCTGTTCAAGAAAAGATCACGGCGTTGGCGACCGCGTACAACGATATCGTGAAGTTTGTCAATGAACGCACGACATACGACATTACGACGAAAACAGGGGGCAAGTTCTTTAACGAGAGCACTGCCAAAAACGTTCTCACGCAGCTGCGTACCGCCATTTCCAGTTCAGTGAGTGGTGCATCGTCTTTTCGGTCTTTAGCGCAAGTGGGCTTCAAGACGGAGCGGGATGGCACGATTACGATCGAGTCGGCCAAACTGGACTCCGCCCTCGCCGACGACTATGTGTCGGTGAAAGCTTTATTTGTAAGCCAGAGTACCTCGGTCGGGATTGCGCAACAGCTCACCCAAGCGGTCGATCTCCTCGACAGTGTCGACACAGGGTCGTTTACGATCCGAAAGAACGCCATCACGCAGCAAATGACCAAGTTAACCACAGAAATCGCTCGCAAAGAAGACATTGCAAGCCGGTATGAGGAACGCCTTCGACTGCAATTCGCTTCACTGGACAGCTTGCTTCAGAAACTTCAAGGCCAGACCAGCTCACTTCAGGCGCTGAGGTAA
- a CDS encoding flagellar protein FlaG has translation MVHEVPNRKDLLAATTHPSAQGSSRSPERNVEEKGSEPQPAEEGVQQKDLQHALSRVREVFHKADPRLEFSIDPDLDRVVVKVMNGESGEVIRQIPQQEIIELAKRLESPTGLLLHHKV, from the coding sequence ATGGTTCACGAGGTACCGAATCGTAAGGACCTCCTCGCTGCAACCACTCATCCGAGTGCCCAAGGATCCTCGCGTTCGCCGGAACGGAACGTCGAAGAAAAGGGCTCCGAACCTCAGCCGGCCGAGGAAGGGGTACAGCAGAAGGATCTGCAACATGCGCTCTCGCGGGTCCGCGAGGTGTTCCATAAGGCAGATCCGCGATTAGAGTTTTCGATCGATCCGGATTTGGATCGAGTGGTCGTCAAAGTGATGAACGGGGAGTCCGGCGAGGTGATCCGTCAGATTCCACAGCAGGAGATCATCGAGCTCGCGAAGCGACTCGAAAGCCCGACGGGTTTGCTGCTGCACCACAAGGTGTAG
- a CDS encoding flagellin FliC, whose amino-acid sequence MPLVVNTNLASLSAQRNLAVNQAQLARSVERLSSGLRITRAADDAAGLGVSETLRAQIRSINQANRNAGDGISLTQVADGAAASIGSLLARMRELATQSASGTLGSTERSYLDQEFVALRSEIDRISASAEFNGQPLLSGSNNSFSVFIGFKSGSNSSLTVALDDLDTSTMGLSTASVSTAATAQSVLAAIDGAISSVATARANYGSIQSRFEVAIQNLTITAENFTAAESRIRDADIAQETSVFTKNQILTQSGIAILAQANALPQQALALLRG is encoded by the coding sequence ATGCCATTAGTAGTCAATACCAACCTTGCTTCTCTCTCCGCACAGCGGAACCTTGCGGTGAATCAAGCTCAACTCGCTCGCTCGGTCGAGCGGCTGTCCTCGGGTTTGCGGATTACCCGGGCCGCCGACGATGCGGCGGGTTTGGGTGTATCTGAGACCTTGCGTGCCCAGATTCGGAGTATCAACCAAGCCAACCGAAACGCGGGAGACGGCATCAGCCTGACGCAGGTGGCAGACGGCGCCGCGGCGTCGATCGGTAGCCTGTTGGCTCGTATGCGTGAGCTGGCGACACAGTCGGCGAGCGGCACCCTCGGATCGACCGAACGGTCTTACCTGGACCAAGAGTTCGTGGCCTTGCGTTCCGAAATCGATCGAATTTCAGCCTCCGCGGAGTTCAACGGTCAGCCGCTGTTGAGCGGAAGCAACAACAGCTTCTCGGTGTTCATTGGGTTCAAGAGCGGGTCCAATAGCTCCTTGACCGTGGCTTTGGACGACCTCGATACATCGACGATGGGGTTGAGCACAGCGAGTGTTTCGACGGCCGCCACCGCACAATCGGTGCTTGCGGCGATTGACGGAGCCATTTCCTCGGTAGCGACCGCACGCGCCAATTACGGTTCCATTCAAAGCCGCTTCGAAGTCGCGATTCAGAACTTGACGATCACGGCTGAGAACTTCACGGCTGCCGAATCCCGAATTCGCGATGCGGATATCGCTCAGGAAACATCTGTGTTCACGAAGAACCAGATCCTCACTCAATCGGGCATTGCGATCTTGGCGCAGGCCAACGCGCTGCCCCAGCAAGCCCTGGCGCTGCTGCGAGGCTAA
- a CDS encoding glycosyltransferase family 9 protein, with translation MSRQVLLINITRMGDLVQMGTLLQRLQEEWPGVAVDLVVDRRFAEVATLLPHLRRIITYDFHGLVDESRVAVHDVVSLFREMTRWAAPLVEARYDRVINLTFNRRSGFLASYVGAKEVRGVAAPKDGDVAICNPWMAYLTDVHNQRRFNRFNLVDIYALGGSGPGSFAPLSLKILNVAREWARRFFSSQGDESVTWVAVQVGASDPIKAWRPESFGHTLASLSRRLPVGFVFIGTEEERTAILDAQRTYRQAGGIGPVCDAVGRTTLSELAALLAECRLLVTNDTGPMHLAVGVGTPVLDLSVGHVDFHETGPYGPGHWVVQPDIPCAPCGFDQVCFHHACKDRLIPEQIAELCLHVLGQAAFPSFMGGVRVYRSHMDEDALGSYRLMAGVEPPELQWYGVFWRRFWFEQFTGKQSRVPMPTGVPPDLSQACRVLTKLQSLGANLVAQAEEMARLTTQQPLPVHVLWQIHARENIERKEVLALSMQSPAAASLAVALVRDVHSDDGQDLTAMARSRLVTYRRWRARVQAVSDHLSLLEHRGGAANTERVQSISLLAEAS, from the coding sequence ATGAGCCGCCAGGTGCTCCTGATCAACATTACGCGGATGGGCGACTTGGTGCAGATGGGCACGTTGCTGCAGCGTTTACAAGAGGAGTGGCCGGGGGTAGCGGTAGATCTGGTGGTGGATCGACGATTCGCGGAGGTCGCCACGCTGTTACCGCATTTGCGACGAATCATCACGTACGACTTTCATGGCTTGGTCGATGAGAGTCGGGTCGCCGTTCACGATGTCGTGAGCCTGTTCCGCGAGATGACTCGGTGGGCCGCTCCGTTGGTCGAGGCTCGGTATGATCGTGTGATCAACCTGACGTTCAATCGTCGAAGCGGATTCCTCGCGTCTTACGTCGGTGCCAAGGAAGTGCGAGGGGTCGCGGCTCCGAAGGACGGAGACGTGGCGATCTGTAACCCCTGGATGGCGTATTTGACCGACGTGCACAACCAACGGCGATTCAATCGATTTAACCTGGTGGACATCTATGCCCTTGGAGGAAGCGGTCCCGGTTCCTTTGCTCCTCTCTCCCTCAAGATTCTGAACGTCGCGAGGGAATGGGCGCGGAGGTTTTTCTCCTCCCAAGGAGATGAATCTGTGACGTGGGTCGCGGTGCAGGTCGGGGCCAGCGATCCCATCAAGGCCTGGCGGCCTGAATCGTTTGGGCACACACTCGCTTCCCTCAGCCGGCGTCTGCCGGTCGGATTCGTGTTCATCGGAACCGAAGAGGAGCGGACGGCCATCCTGGACGCACAACGTACCTATCGGCAAGCGGGCGGAATCGGCCCGGTCTGCGATGCGGTCGGTCGAACCACTCTATCCGAATTGGCCGCCTTGCTCGCCGAATGCCGACTTCTTGTAACGAACGACACCGGGCCTATGCACTTGGCTGTGGGCGTGGGGACACCGGTGCTTGATCTCTCGGTGGGCCACGTGGATTTCCACGAAACGGGTCCCTATGGTCCCGGACATTGGGTCGTGCAACCGGACATTCCCTGCGCTCCTTGCGGGTTCGACCAGGTGTGCTTCCACCATGCCTGCAAAGACCGACTCATTCCCGAGCAGATCGCCGAACTCTGTCTACATGTCCTTGGACAAGCCGCGTTTCCTTCCTTTATGGGTGGAGTCCGAGTGTATCGCTCCCACATGGATGAAGATGCGCTGGGCTCATACCGCCTCATGGCCGGCGTCGAGCCTCCGGAACTCCAATGGTACGGCGTATTTTGGCGGCGATTTTGGTTCGAACAGTTCACGGGGAAACAGAGCCGAGTGCCGATGCCTACGGGTGTTCCACCGGATCTATCACAAGCGTGTCGGGTGTTGACGAAGCTTCAATCCCTCGGAGCAAACCTGGTCGCGCAAGCTGAGGAGATGGCGCGTCTCACGACACAACAGCCATTGCCGGTGCATGTTCTCTGGCAGATCCATGCGCGCGAAAACATCGAGCGCAAAGAGGTGCTGGCGCTCAGCATGCAATCTCCAGCCGCTGCATCCCTGGCTGTGGCCCTTGTCCGCGACGTGCACAGTGACGATGGCCAGGACCTCACGGCCATGGCGCGGTCTCGACTGGTCACGTATCGGCGATGGCGGGCTCGCGTTCAAGCTGTCAGCGATCACTTGTCCTTGCTTGAACATCGAGGCGGAGCAGCGAACACTGAACGAGTGCAGTCCATATCGTTGCTGGCCGAGGCCTCGTGA
- a CDS encoding glycosyltransferase produces the protein MNMLEANVARIKAQNAELAAALNNMRGGVLSVTPARSGVPTAQREGRWVHSAYDPVREADTWATGHAKVCRSGETVILAGIGLLYHVEALRRVLSPDTEIALLVFDVNELRDALVARPLGSWCDQVQWLFGAPVELAEGLAKAGRPLRCLTYAPAAQAQVRSYDAFEAALRQNLAGRVGGQLTVAVVAPIYGGSLPIAGYVRRALEALGHRVVFIDHSLHAASYGAMGRLKDSRNRQLMQGRLAEVLSQWTLATLAESPPDLVLSLAQAPLTLPVLEHLRKKKFVTAMWFVENSRHLTYWQQLAPGYEFWFIIQRGSSLDAFKHAGARSVHYLPVAADPVVHRPVTLSDEERRTYGSDLSFVGAGYANRRHLFPQLLRQPWTFKIWGNEWDGADEVRPALQLQGARIDTETCVKVFNASTINLNLHSALGSGVDPEADFVNPRTFELAACGAFQLLDHRSLLRELFEEHEIVSFASFDEVPRLVSAWLGDASARRAMATAARDRVLRAHTYEHRMKDLLATIGLAYPDRLGAVLRGDRQRETLLARCRDDRPLASLLNSFPNGQRVELKDVAATIRARGPSVLLSKEELMILMLDEYRSETRDLL, from the coding sequence ATGAACATGCTTGAAGCGAATGTCGCCCGAATCAAAGCGCAGAATGCCGAACTTGCCGCCGCGTTGAACAACATGCGGGGAGGGGTGCTGAGCGTGACGCCCGCGCGGAGCGGCGTTCCCACCGCACAGCGGGAGGGGCGCTGGGTCCATAGCGCCTACGATCCGGTCCGGGAAGCCGACACCTGGGCAACGGGCCACGCGAAGGTTTGCCGAAGCGGCGAAACCGTTATCCTGGCCGGCATCGGATTGCTGTATCACGTTGAGGCGTTACGACGTGTTCTTTCTCCCGACACGGAGATCGCGCTCCTCGTCTTTGATGTAAATGAACTCCGCGATGCTCTCGTCGCCAGGCCGTTGGGTTCGTGGTGCGATCAGGTGCAATGGTTGTTCGGAGCCCCAGTGGAACTCGCGGAGGGGCTGGCGAAGGCAGGGCGTCCGCTGCGCTGCCTCACCTATGCCCCCGCAGCACAGGCTCAGGTTCGGAGTTACGACGCCTTCGAAGCGGCTCTCCGGCAGAATTTGGCGGGCCGGGTCGGCGGCCAACTGACGGTCGCGGTGGTGGCGCCGATTTATGGGGGATCGCTTCCGATCGCCGGGTATGTTAGACGGGCGCTGGAGGCGCTTGGGCATCGGGTCGTATTCATCGATCACAGTCTCCACGCCGCAAGTTATGGGGCGATGGGTCGACTGAAGGACTCTCGCAATCGCCAATTGATGCAGGGGCGGCTGGCTGAAGTGTTGAGCCAATGGACTCTGGCCACGCTCGCCGAATCGCCACCGGACCTCGTGCTCTCTCTGGCACAAGCCCCGCTGACCCTGCCGGTGCTCGAACATCTCCGTAAGAAGAAATTTGTGACAGCCATGTGGTTTGTCGAGAACTCCCGCCACCTGACCTATTGGCAACAGCTGGCGCCGGGATATGAGTTCTGGTTCATCATCCAACGAGGCTCTTCCCTGGATGCATTCAAACACGCCGGCGCGCGGTCGGTCCACTACCTTCCGGTGGCGGCGGATCCTGTGGTCCACCGGCCTGTCACCCTTTCCGATGAAGAACGCCGGACCTATGGGTCGGATCTCTCCTTCGTCGGGGCCGGCTACGCCAACCGGCGGCACCTCTTCCCGCAACTGCTGAGACAGCCCTGGACGTTCAAAATTTGGGGGAATGAGTGGGATGGTGCCGACGAGGTGCGCCCTGCGTTGCAGTTGCAGGGTGCTCGAATCGACACCGAGACTTGCGTGAAGGTGTTTAATGCCTCGACCATCAACTTGAATCTGCACTCCGCACTAGGGTCGGGAGTGGATCCAGAGGCTGATTTCGTAAATCCCCGAACCTTCGAACTCGCGGCCTGTGGAGCCTTTCAATTGCTCGACCATCGGTCGTTGTTGCGTGAGTTGTTCGAGGAGCACGAGATCGTGTCGTTTGCCTCCTTCGACGAGGTGCCGCGATTGGTCAGCGCGTGGTTGGGTGATGCTTCAGCGCGGCGGGCGATGGCGACGGCCGCTCGTGACCGCGTGCTCAGAGCCCATACCTATGAGCATCGAATGAAGGATCTTTTGGCTACGATCGGTCTTGCCTACCCGGACCGTCTGGGCGCTGTCTTGCGTGGAGATCGTCAGCGGGAAACCCTGTTGGCACGCTGTCGCGACGATCGGCCGCTGGCCTCGTTGTTGAACTCATTCCCGAACGGACAACGGGTGGAACTCAAGGATGTGGCCGCCACCATTCGAGCGAGAGGACCTTCTGTTCTCCTTTCAAAAGAAGAACTCATGATCCTGATGTTGGACGAGTACCGGAGCGAGACGAGAGATCTGCTATGA
- a CDS encoding glycosyltransferase family 9 protein — MQPDSATDRSALMIQLARLGDLVQSLPALEALCSSAPSKPLDVLCAAPLATVLSGARGIRRVIPWDGEQWRRLVAGWETSPSAALDSAMGYLRSLVSAEYDSVYLLNQHTRGELIARLFTDVTSETCGAADGQTLMTPWAAYLRQVATERGANRVHLADAWCGFCQVRPLGRAPQLTVPDIELPGDFASVGQEGAFAVALVTGAGDPARCVPPQVWAAWIRCFLESKDDGRVVLVGSGQEKEVARAISDDVPPLLQGRLWDATGRTSLPQLMALLGTCRWVVGGDTGPVHLAAALGVRVLGLYFARARVHETGPYGEGHWVFQHATSQPPTTWPVRESIDLLCAGRLFSAPAWQLWKSRLDRWGAFYESGADAGHAAQRAEVWRSLSPTLCGAVAA, encoded by the coding sequence ATGCAGCCTGATTCCGCCACCGACCGAAGCGCGCTCATGATTCAACTGGCGAGGCTGGGCGATCTGGTACAGTCGCTTCCCGCCCTGGAGGCGCTCTGCTCCTCTGCTCCGTCAAAGCCGCTGGATGTTCTGTGTGCGGCTCCCCTGGCGACAGTGCTCTCCGGCGCGCGAGGGATTCGGCGCGTGATTCCGTGGGACGGCGAGCAGTGGCGCAGGCTGGTTGCCGGATGGGAGACCTCTCCCAGTGCCGCATTGGATTCGGCGATGGGATATCTCCGTTCCCTGGTGAGCGCCGAATACGATTCTGTATATCTGCTGAATCAACATACGCGCGGAGAGCTCATCGCACGACTATTCACCGATGTGACCAGCGAGACGTGCGGTGCGGCTGACGGACAAACGCTCATGACCCCATGGGCGGCCTACTTGCGTCAAGTTGCCACGGAGCGTGGTGCGAACCGAGTCCATCTGGCCGATGCCTGGTGCGGATTCTGCCAGGTTAGGCCATTGGGAAGGGCGCCGCAACTCACTGTACCGGACATCGAACTGCCGGGAGATTTTGCGTCTGTCGGGCAGGAAGGAGCCTTCGCGGTTGCCCTGGTCACAGGAGCGGGGGATCCGGCTCGCTGCGTGCCGCCTCAGGTGTGGGCGGCATGGATTCGCTGCTTCCTGGAATCAAAAGACGATGGGCGTGTCGTGTTGGTCGGCAGCGGGCAGGAAAAGGAGGTTGCGAGGGCCATCTCCGACGATGTTCCGCCCTTGCTTCAGGGGCGCCTCTGGGATGCAACCGGACGGACCTCGTTGCCGCAGCTGATGGCTTTGCTGGGGACCTGTCGCTGGGTCGTCGGCGGTGACACGGGACCGGTCCATTTGGCAGCGGCTCTGGGTGTTCGAGTGTTGGGGCTCTATTTCGCTCGCGCGAGGGTGCATGAAACGGGACCGTATGGAGAAGGCCATTGGGTGTTTCAACATGCCACTAGCCAGCCGCCGACCACATGGCCTGTTCGGGAAAGTATCGATCTGTTGTGTGCGGGGAGGTTGTTCTCCGCCCCGGCCTGGCAGCTCTGGAAAAGCCGTCTTGATCGGTGGGGAGCCTTTTATGAGAGTGGGGCAGATGCGGGGCATGCCGCTCAACGCGCGGAGGTCTGGCGGAGTCTCTCTCCCACCCTATGCGGAGCCGTTGCAGCATGA